The following proteins are co-located in the Xyrauchen texanus isolate HMW12.3.18 chromosome 41, RBS_HiC_50CHRs, whole genome shotgun sequence genome:
- the cbln2b gene encoding cerebellin-2b has protein sequence MVPAACPGPLAMLALAFLLGCGIGFCLGQNDTEPIVLEGKCLVVCDSNPSSDGGVTSSLGISVRSGSAKIAFSAVRGTNHEPSEMSNTSMTIYFDQVLVNIGNHFDLKASVFTAPRRGIYSFSFHVVKVYNRQTIQVNLIQNEYPVISAFAGDQDVTREAASNGVLLMVEREDRVYLKLERGNLMGGWKYSTFSGFLVFPL, from the exons ATGGTGCCAGCAGCCTGTCCCGGACCTTTAGCCATGCTGGCTCTCGCCTTTCTCCTGGGATGTGGCATAGGATTCTGTCTGGGCCAGAATGACACGGAGCCCATCGTTCTGGAGGGGAAGTGTCTGGTGGTGTGTGACTCCAACCCCTCTTCTGACGGCGGAGTCACTTCTTCGTTAGGGATATCTGTCCGTTCCGGCAGCGCCAAAATTGCTTTCTCGGCCGTCAGAGGGACAAACCACGAACCTTCAGAGATGAGCAATACATCCATGACCATCTATTTTGACCAG GTCTTGGTAAACATTGGCAATCATTTCGACCTAAAAGCTAGTGTGTTCACTGCACCACGAAGAGGAATATACAGTTTCAGCTTTCATGTGGTCAAAGTCTACAACAGACAAACCATACAG GTTAACCTGATTCAGAATGAATATCCGGTCATATCTGCTTTTGCTGGAGATCAGGATGTTACACGGGAGGCAGCGAGTAACGGAGTGCTACTGATGGTGGAGCGCGAGGATCGAGTCTATCTCAAGTTAGAGAGAGGGAATCTAATGGGCGGATGGAAATACTCCACGTTCTCTGGATTTTTAGTTTTTCCTCTATAA